CTTGGCGCAGATCGAACATGTAGAAGCCCTTGTCCTCGGCCGGGCTGCGCGTGACGCGGTCGCGGTGGACCTTGACCGTCTCCCCCTCGCCGAAATCGACGCGCTCGAGCGACCCGGAGTAGGCGACGAAGGGGTCCGTGCGCAGGACCTGACGCTTGTGCACGTGTCCGAGCGCGAAGTACGGGAAAGCGGTCGTCGAGGCGAGCGTGGACATCGTCACCTCGAGGTCGGAGACCCCGAAGAGGGCCTGTCCCGGGCCGATATCGGACTGGTTCACGTGGCAGTGACCGCAGAAGACCGCCGGCAGGGCGGGGTCCACCGCGTCCCCCAGCGACCGGACGGTCTCCTGTATCGCCTGCTCGATGGCCTTGTCCGGGTCGGCGAGCTCCGCTGGGAGCCTGGACAGGACCCGCTGACGGGAGAAGTGCGGGAGGGCGGCGACCTGCAGGTCGGGGAGGCCCCCGCCGAGCGGGAGCCGGTAGACCTGGGCGCGGTCCCCCACCACGACCCGCTCCACCTCGAGCGCGTGGTAGATCGAGAACGGGTGCGCCAGCGCGGCCATCTTGGGCAGGTCGTGGTTCCCGATCAGGAGGAAGACGGTGACACCCCCCCGGGCGAGACGCCGGACGCGCTCGGCGAACAGCTTCTGCAGGGTCGGGGTCGGGTGCTGGTGCTTGAAGGCGTCCCCCGCGAACAGGACGGCGTGGACGCCCTCGTCGAGCGCGCACGAGACCACCTCGTCGAGGCGGTCGAGGACGTCGGAGACCCGTTGGTTCAAGCCGGTGGACGGGTCGACCCGTCCACCCGACTCCACCCCCAGGTGCAGGTCCGCGAAGTGAAGGATGCGAACGGCTGTCACCTCCGGAGCCTATGCCCCGGGTGTGACAGGAGTCAGTGGATGATGCCTGCGTCGCGGGCGAAGCGGACCAGCTCAGAGCGGTTGCGCAGTCCGGTCTTGCGCATGATGTGCGACTTGTGGGTCTCGACGGTCCGGACGCTGATGAAGAGCTCGTCGGCGATCTCCTTGTTGGCGTACCCCTCGCAGACCAGACGCAGCACGTCGATCTCGCGCGCCGAGAGGCCGACCCCCGTCGCGGTGCGACGTCCGGACGCGGCCTCCTCCTGGGCCCGGACCAGCTCGGCCCCCAGGCTCGGGTGCAGGTAGCGCCCCCCGGCGGCCACCGTCCGGATCGCCTCGACGAGCTCCACGTCCGCGGCGTCCTTCAGGACGTATCCGGATGCACCCGCCATGAAGGCCTCCCGCAGGTAGCCCCGGTCCCCGGCCATGGTGAGCACGAGCACGGCCCGGTCGGGCCAACGACCGGTGACCTCGCGGGTGGCGTCGACCCCCCCCATCCCCTCCATCATCAGGTCCATCAGGACGACGTCGGGCATCTCGCGGCCGGCCGTCCGCTCGCTCTCCTCGATCGAGGCGATCGCGTCCTCGCCGCTGCCGGCCTCCCCCACGACCTGCATGTCGTCCTGCGCCTCGAGGATCATGCGCAACCCGGACCGCACGACCGCGTGATCGTCGACTATGAGGACCTTGGGCATCTGACGCTCCCCCTCGAGCTCGGATGTCATTCCACCACCGCCCTGCCGCGCACGCACGGAACATGCGCGGCGGGACGGACGCTCTAGGTGCCGCTCTGCAGGTCGGGCAGGACCCGCTGCCCGAAGTCCTCGATGAAGGATGTCTGGTCCGGGTGCACGTTGTGCAGATGGATCTCCGAGAAGCCGAGCTCGACCTGGCGGGAGATCCACTCGGCGTGCTGGGCCGGGTCGGGGGAGATCCGGACTGAGCCGGCCATGTCTGACGGCCTGACGAACTCGGCGATCTGGTCGAACTCGGCCGGCATGCGCAGCCTCGCCAGGACCGCGCTCGAGAACACGTTCGTCCTCCACTGGTCGTGCGCCGCTGCTTCCGCCTCCTCGATCGAACGCGCGTAGGAGATCTGCGACTGCAGGAGCATCGGCTTGGCCTCCCCTCCCCCACCCCGGAACGCGTCCACCACCTCGCGCAGCTGCTCGAACGGCTTGTCGACCGTGATGAGCGCGTCCGCCCACGTCGCGACCCAGGCGGCCGTCTCGGCGGTCACGGCCGCCCCGACGACCAGGGGAGGTTCAGGGGGCAGGGTGTACAGCCGGGCGTCGGCGACCGTGAACCGGCCGCGGTGGTTGACGGTCTCCCCTCGCCACAGCGCCCGGATCACGTCCACGGCCTCGAGGAGCCTCGCGTTGCGCTCTGCCTTGGGGGGCCACGGGCCGCCCGTGATGTGCTCGTTGAGGTCCTCGCCGCTCCCGACGGCGAGCCAGAAGCGTCCGGGGAACATCTCGGCCAGCGTGGCGGCGGCCTGGGCGACGATGGCCGGGTTGTACCGCTGTCCCGGCGCGTTCACGACACCCATCGGGAGGGAGGTCGCCTGCAGCGCCGTCCCGAGCCACGACCACGCGAAACCGCTGTTCCCCTGGCGATCGCTCCAGGGGTGGAAGTGGTCGGAGCACATCGCCCCCGAGAACCCGGCCCGCTCGGCCTCCACCACGTGGGACAGCAGGCGCCCGGGCGGGAACTGCTCGTGGGAGGCGTGGTACCCGATCACCGCCATGGAGGGTCGGCGTACCCGCTGTCCCGGCCCTCGAAACGGGTCACCTCGATCTGCGGACGACCCAGGTGAGGGCGCCCGCCAACAGGAACAGGCCGGGCACGAAGACCGTGGTCAGGTAGAGCATGTAGCGGCGGCGGGCCTCGGTCAGGTCCAGTTCGCGCAGCCGAGGCAGGTTGGGAGCGGCCGCCAGCAGGGGCTCGGGCTGCGTCAGCCAGTCGACGGCCCGGAGCACGAGGACCGCGTTCGCTCCCTCGCCGACGTAGCGGTTCGACGCGAAGTCGACGTCGCCCCAGGCGACGAGGCGGGTCCGACGGACGCCTTCTGCCCGGACCTCGCTCTCGTCGGCGGCCGCGCCCACCACGATGGGACCCCGCATCCCAGCGTCGGCGCCGTCGTGCTCGACCGTGGATCGGGGGCTGGTCTGCGCGACGGGGAAGGCGCTGAGCCCGGCCCGGCCCGGCTCCCCCTCGACCGTCACCGGACCTACCCTGGGGTAGAAGGTGGGGCCCAGCCCGGGCGGGACAGGTCCACCGGACGAGTAGCGGGCGACCACGGGCGAGTACGGGTCCCCGAGCAGGCGGGAGCCCGGGTCCTGCTCCAGCACGACCCCGGGCGCGAAGGCCATCCCCCACGGCTGGGCGAGCGGCGAGAGGTCGGCGGCCGCGTCCGGGTCGGACAGCAACAGCGCCCCCCTGCCGGCTCGCAGGTGGTCCACGACGGCCCGGACGACCGGCTCGGACGGCTGGTTCGTGGGAGCGGCAACGACGACCGCGTCGCAGACCGGCGGAACGGCCGCCTGCACGAGCAGGTCGACCGTCGAGAGCCGGTAGCCGTTCTCGACCAGGAGTCGCGCGACCGTGGACAGCCCCGCGGCGGTCCCGTCGTTGGGAGACCTCTCGCCGTGGCCGGACGTGAAGCACAGCGTGCTCGTGACCTGCCGGACGATCCTCGCGATGGCGGACGTGACGTCGATCTCGTTGGGGTGGGGCGCCACCTCCACGGACCGCTCCCCCCCGACCGCCTCGACGGCCACCGAGCCGGGAGACGCGGACAGCCGCTGGAGCTCAACCGGCGCGAGCTGTGGGTCGAGTATGCGGAACGAGACCCGGCGGTTGATCCTCCGGTAGCGCGACAGGAGCGTCGCCGCCTCCACGCGCCCGGGAGCGTCGCGCTCGATGAAGGCGGTGACCATGACCCGCCGCTCGAGCGCTCGGAGCACCTCCCGCGTCGCGGGTGAAAGGGTCGCGCTCCTCTCCGCCGTGAGGTCCCACGCACCTCCCCACCGGTGCGCCCCCACGTTGATCAGGAGGACGGCGACGACCAGGAGGAGAGGACCGAGCGGGAGCCGATGCCTCATCGCATCCGCCGGGCGCCGACGGCGACCACGGACGCGGCGAGGCAGACGCCGGCCACCGACGGGAAGAACACGAGGTCGGACAGGTCGATCACTCCCCCGGCGAAGGACCGCAGCCGCTCGCTGATCGAGAACGCGGCGACGAGCGCGTTGGCGTCGAGGGCGTCGGAACCCGCGTGGGCGAACCACAGGAGCAGCGTGGAGAAGAGCGCGCCCAGCGCGGCCAGGGGCTGGCTGGATGTGAGAGAGGAGGCGAGCAGCCCGACGGCACCGAGCCCCGCTGCCATCACCACGAGTCCGAGGAGACCGGTCAGGACGGGTCCGGGGTCGGGCGACCCG
This genomic interval from Actinomycetota bacterium contains the following:
- a CDS encoding exonuclease SbcCD subunit D, yielding MTAVRILHFADLHLGVESGGRVDPSTGLNQRVSDVLDRLDEVVSCALDEGVHAVLFAGDAFKHQHPTPTLQKLFAERVRRLARGGVTVFLLIGNHDLPKMAALAHPFSIYHALEVERVVVGDRAQVYRLPLGGGLPDLQVAALPHFSRQRVLSRLPAELADPDKAIEQAIQETVRSLGDAVDPALPAVFCGHCHVNQSDIGPGQALFGVSDLEVTMSTLASTTAFPYFALGHVHKRQVLRTDPFVAYSGSLERVDFGEGETVKVHRDRVTRSPAEDKGFYMFDLRQDGGRWGLGAAPTFRTVGARRFVTVHVDVTGQPDPTAAAIAELGRADLDPDGCVVKVVVHLDTLDRPRLVHRDVKEALREAHDVVVVAQADMESGRVRDPRFATRMGPAEALARYLETREDWAEDREALLAMGTALIEEVGS
- a CDS encoding response regulator transcription factor, which produces MPKVLIVDDHAVVRSGLRMILEAQDDMQVVGEAGSGEDAIASIEESERTAGREMPDVVLMDLMMEGMGGVDATREVTGRWPDRAVLVLTMAGDRGYLREAFMAGASGYVLKDAADVELVEAIRTVAAGGRYLHPSLGAELVRAQEEAASGRRTATGVGLSAREIDVLRLVCEGYANKEIADELFISVRTVETHKSHIMRKTGLRNRSELVRFARDAGIIH
- a CDS encoding TIGR03885 family FMN-dependent LLM class oxidoreductase; this translates as MAVIGYHASHEQFPPGRLLSHVVEAERAGFSGAMCSDHFHPWSDRQGNSGFAWSWLGTALQATSLPMGVVNAPGQRYNPAIVAQAAATLAEMFPGRFWLAVGSGEDLNEHITGGPWPPKAERNARLLEAVDVIRALWRGETVNHRGRFTVADARLYTLPPEPPLVVGAAVTAETAAWVATWADALITVDKPFEQLREVVDAFRGGGGEAKPMLLQSQISYARSIEEAEAAAHDQWRTNVFSSAVLARLRMPAEFDQIAEFVRPSDMAGSVRISPDPAQHAEWISRQVELGFSEIHLHNVHPDQTSFIEDFGQRVLPDLQSGT
- a CDS encoding GldG family protein; amino-acid sequence: MRHRLPLGPLLLVVAVLLINVGAHRWGGAWDLTAERSATLSPATREVLRALERRVMVTAFIERDAPGRVEAATLLSRYRRINRRVSFRILDPQLAPVELQRLSASPGSVAVEAVGGERSVEVAPHPNEIDVTSAIARIVRQVTSTLCFTSGHGERSPNDGTAAGLSTVARLLVENGYRLSTVDLLVQAAVPPVCDAVVVAAPTNQPSEPVVRAVVDHLRAGRGALLLSDPDAAADLSPLAQPWGMAFAPGVVLEQDPGSRLLGDPYSPVVARYSSGGPVPPGLGPTFYPRVGPVTVEGEPGRAGLSAFPVAQTSPRSTVEHDGADAGMRGPIVVGAAADESEVRAEGVRRTRLVAWGDVDFASNRYVGEGANAVLVLRAVDWLTQPEPLLAAAPNLPRLRELDLTEARRRYMLYLTTVFVPGLFLLAGALTWVVRRSR